A segment of the Bdellovibrio sp. ArHS genome:
TTCGGTATTCTGACTTTGTATTGGGGATCGGGTTTTTCTTCGGGCCTTGCCTGGAATTACTGGATGGGACGTCTGGTGCAGGTGGATGAAGGCAACACTTTCTTTGCCAAACGCGCTCGTATTTCCCAATTAGGTATTCTATTGGGATTGATCGGCGGCGGTCTGGCGTTGAATTACAAGGTGGAGCTAGGGCCTTTTTCGTCTGTATTCACTTTGCTCTTCTTATTCGCAGCGACTTGTCGTCTGTTGTCTTCCGCAATTCTATCGACCCAGTGGTTTGATCCCGAATGGAGAAGTGAACCGCGTCTGGGTTTCAGGGCCTCATGGAATGTCTTCTGGAACAATACGCAGAAGCGACAGTTTTTCTTTTATCTAGTGCCCTTTCAGGCCGCTGTCTTTGTGTCTTCCCCGTTTGTGACGCCCTATATGCTGGCGCAAGTAAAAATGGGGTATGGCCATTACATGGTGGCGATTGCCCTTTTATTTGTGGGTAAAATTTTGGCTTTAACGGCCATTGAAAGATTCCGCGGCAAAACTTCAGGTTTTAATCTGTTGCTTTTTGGCGCGGGGGCCATCGTGCCTTTGCCAGCGATGTGGGCTTTAAGCACGGGCGCATATTTTATTTATTTTCTGCAGCTTATTAGTGGTTTTGCTTGGGCCTTTGTTGAAGTGGGTCTTTCTTTGATTTTCTTTAAAGATCTAAAGCAGGAAGAAAAAGTTCCGGTACTAACGGTGTATAATCTTTTAAACTCGGTGGCGATTATTTTAGGCACCTATGTCGGCGGAAAATTTCTGTGGTTCTTTGGTGAAAAGATCACAAGCTATTATGCGGTCTTCATTCTCGGTTCGGTCAGTCGCGGTTTAGGATTTTTACCACTTTACTTATTATTGAAAAATCAGGTTTTTGGACAGGCCGCTGCCTCTACGGACGAGCCGACGGAAAAAGCTTCTTGAACTCTTTGTGCAAAGCTTTGTCGTGATAGGTGTCTTCTTCCACGGCCAGATCGCTTTCGCTATAACCAGAAAAAATCTTAAATACTTCGACTTCGTGTTCGTTGATTGTGAAGGCCGCGCGCCAAGTGCGATAGGCGATAACAAAATGACTATTTTGCGCTTTCACTCGCTTCTTTTTCGAATTCGTGGGCTCATACTCAAGCTGGTGCTGAAGAAATCCCCGCAATTGTTCGACCCCGGCATTGTCCAGCCATTCTAGTTGCTCTAAAGCTTCGCCGGTGAACGAGACCGTGTATTTGCTGACATCGGCAAGCCAGTCAGGCTCCACACCAGGAAAGGAATCGGCATAGGCCACGTAGGGTTTAATATCCAGCACGGGAGTTCCATCTAAGATATCTGCCGCCTCGACGTATATTTTAAGCTTATCAATGCGGCGGATTTTTACACAGCTCATACCCAGACCGTTGGGGCGGTAAGGGGAGCGCGTGGCAAAGACGCCGATTTTCGTGGTTCTTCCTCTTGGCGGTAGCACCATCGGATTCCAATGAGTGTTGTGGTGAAACTGGAAAATCACCCAGATATGCGAACAACCTTCAAGACCGATCAGCGCCTGTTCAAAATTCTGTCCTGAAGACAATTCGATAACACCTTCAGAGTGAAACTCGTCAGTTTGTCTTCCCGCTTCGTAGGGCTCTTTTTGCGAGCTGTGAAAAATTCCGATCGGGGTCAGAGTTATTTGTTCCGCCATTGCCTCATCCATTCAAAACCCGCAATCGCCGCGGTGACACCGACATTGAGAGAGTTTTTACGACCCCGTAAAGGAATGATGCGGACTTCATCGATGACTTTAAGTATTTCCGGGTCCAGGCCAAAGCGTTCATTACCTAAGACAAAAGCCGTCGGCTCCAGTTCGAAGCTTGTAAAAAGATCCACAGCACTGGCGGCGGTTTCAAGCGCGACAATACGATAGCCAGCCTCTTTAAGTTCTTCCAGGCACTCCAAAAGTTTTGGCGCTTCTTCCCAAGGCAAATAGTCTTGCGTACCCATGGCGGTCTTTTCAACCTTCCATTGGGTCGGATTGGGGGTGTAGCCACAAAGATAAATCTTTTGCGCCCCCAGGCATTCTGCGGTTCTAAAAATCGAACCGACGTTGAATGCCGAACGAATATTATCCAAAACAAAAACCAAGGGCAAAGGCTCCAGCGGCGAGGCATGTTTGTCGTTTTCAATAACCAGAAAATCATCGTCCTGAAGATTTTTGTGCAAAAGACGTTCGAAAGGAATCGCAAATGAAACAAAATGTTTCAGTGTCATATCAGCGACAAGATGTTTGTTTAGATCCGCAAGGCGGGTGACATCAGGATTTTCTGATGCTTCAAGAGCGGCAATTTTATTTTTGAGTTCTAAGAGGGGTTCAGGCTCAAAAGAAAAATTCCTTGAGGATTTTTCCAGCGACACAAAAAGCCGATGGATCTCTTCAAGGGATTTTTTATCTTGAGCAGAAAGTGCCATTATTTCACTCGTTGGCCGACTTGCGCGCCTTCGTCAGCAGCCAGTACGAAAAGATCGCTGCCGCCGCTTCCTGCTGCCAAGACCATTCCTTCTGACATACCAAACTTCATCTTGCGCGGTTTTAGATTCACGCAAACCAGAATCTTCCGTCCCAGAAGCTGTTCCGGCTTGTAAGCGGATTTGATTCCCGCAATGATCTGGCGAATCTGTCCATCCCCAATATCGACTTTCAAGCGAAGAAGTTTATCGGCTTCTTTGATTTCTTCAGCTTCGATGACCTGACCGATGCGAAGATCCACTTTTTCAAAATCAGCAAACTCGATTTCCGCAGGACGCTCACCGTTGCGATCCTCTGTCTTGCCAGCCGCCGCTTTCGGTGCAGCAGTCGAAGCTGCTTTTTTTGTCGCTTGAATCTCTTCGTTGATTTTACGACTTTCTTCCACCATCGCTTTAACTTTGTCAGCCTCCACGCGAGTGGCTAAATGCTCATAATCCGCAATCGGACGATGGGTCAGAACTGTGTTAATATCAGACCACTTGTAGTTGGACTCGCCCAAAAGCTTTTCCACTTTTTCAGTGTACAGGGGCAGAACCGGCTTCAGATAAATCGCCAACATGCGGAACACATTCAAGGTCGTGGTAATCACCTGTTTGGTTTCCACGGGGTGCGACTCTAAGGTTTTCCATGGGGCTTTTTCATCAAAGTATTTATTCGCATCATCTGCCAAAGAACGAATTTCATTCAAAGCTTTTGCAAAATCCCGGGCTTCGTAATGGGCCGCGATAGTTTCTGCCTTCTTTTGCGCATGCGCGATAAGGTTTGCCCCTTCCGCGTCGGGCGTGCTCATGATGCCGTCCATTTTCTTTTTCAACATCTGACCGCCACGAGATCCCAGATTTGTGATTTTACCCACAAGTTCTGAGTTCACGCGATTGACGAACTCTTCCAGGTTCAAATCAATGTCATCGACAGAGCTATTTAGCTTCGTCGAGTAGTAATAGCGAAGGTATTCCGGATTTAAATGATTCAAATAAGTTCTTGCGGCAATAAAAGTCCCTTTAGACTTGGACATCTTTTCACCGTTGACCATCAAGTGGCCATGAACAAAAACCTGATCCGGAGATCTAAAACCTGCGGATTTTAAAAACGCCGGCCAGAAAATAGTGTGGAAGCGGGCGATGTCTTTGCCGATGAAGTGATAGACTTCACGCTTTGGATCATCCCAAACGTCTTTTAAAGACAGATTGTTCTTCTGCGCCCATTGCTGAGTCGTAGACATGTATCCCATAGGGGCATCCACCCACACATAGAAGAATTTTTTATTGTTGGTTCCCGGAATCGCAAAGCCAAAATACGGCTCGTCCCGAGAAATATCCAGATCGTGAAGATCCTCGTTGAACCATTCCAGCATTTTTTTAGAAATGTCTGAAGAGCAGTGTTGAGGAATCCACTCTTCCAGATATTTTTTAAAGTCGTTTAATTTAAAGAAAATACTTTCGCTGTCTTTCAGAACAGGGGTATTTCCACACAGAGAACAGTGAACCTCTTTCATGTCACTGGGGGAATAGGTCGAACCACACACATCACAAGAATCACCGTATTGTTCTTTCGCGCCGCACTTCGGGCAAGTGCCCTTTACAAAGCGGTCTGGCAGGAACATTTTATCGTGATTGCAGTAAAGCTGTTGGATCAGTTGTTTGCGGGTGTGACCACCTTCCACCATTTTGTGATAGAAGTATTCGCAAAGATTTTTATTTTCTTCCGAGTTCGTAGAGCCGTACAAAGAAAACTTCACTTGAAAGTCAGCGAAGTCTTGCGTGTGCTCTTCATAACTTTTCGCAATCAAAGCTTCCGGCGTGATGCCCAGTTCACGGGCTTTAACCATGATCGGAGTTCCATGCGTGTCGTCTGCGCAGATATAAACACATTCATTGCCGCGCATCTCTTGAAAGCGTGCCCAGAAGTCAGCTTGAAGATATTCCACCAAGTGACCCAAGTGGATATAGCCGTTGGCGTAGGGAAGAGCACAAGTTATGAGGATTTTACGGTTTTGGTTCATCGAATGCCTTTCAAGAATTAGCGCCAGTCCACGATTCCAGAATCCAGGTGGTAAATGGCCTGAACAATCTTTACCTCACCCGACGCAATGCCGTCACGCAGAAGTGCAGAGCGTTCAGCAAGTTCTTGGGTCACCGTTTGCAGACCGCTCGAGGTGCGACCCGTGCCGCAGGCTTCGTGACCTAGGACGACGACCAGATTAGAACCCAATTCGCCCACGGCGTATTCAGCGCTTGCGAGGACATCAGAAGAAGCTGCAAGTTCAACGGTGCGGATAACGAAGATCTCGCCCAATTTCTGATCAAAAATCACCTCGGGCGGGACGCGTGAGTCACTGCAAGTCACGATCACCGCGTGGGGCTTTTGCCCACCCAGCAAACGCTGACGGTCTTTGGCGGAGGCGCCATCGGCGCGAAACTTGCCTTTCACGAAGCGCGTGTTTCCATTTTTTAACCAACCCAAGGATTTTTCCGCAGGGACAGGACCCAGTGTGCGGGTCATGGGTTCTTTGCCATGGTTTGCAGAAATATGTTGAGCAGCAGCGGCGACGGCGTTCTTCATTTCCGCGGCTTGCGCTTGGGCTTCGTCCATTTCCTGATCGTTGGGGCTGACTTTGGTGATTTCTTTTGCGTCATTGGAAGTGGCCTCGGCCGGAGCCTCTTTTTGTCCGCCTTGCTGATCTTTCAGAACGACTTTGGTTTCCTGCTGTGGAGATCGGCGCAGCAAGGAAGAGCAGGCCGTCATAGTAAGTAAAATAACACCTATGGTGAAAGCTTTTAGCATTTTGTCCTCCGTCATGCTGTTCTTATTCTCAGGACCTCCATCGAGAGACGTCAATTTAAAAACAAAAAAACTTTTACCCTGATAAGGAGCTGACTAGAATGTTTGTTGAGGAGACTATCATGTCCGTTGCAGTTCTTTCCCCCTCGGAAATTCAAGCCAAACTTCAAGAGCGTTCTTACGCCGCACAGAAAACATATTTAGCCATGTACAGCACGTGGTTGGGCGGTATCACAACAGAGCCCGCGTTGATGATGGTGCCGATTGACGACCACCTGGTGCATCGTGGGGACGGCGTGTTTGAAGCAATTAAAGTTGTCGATGGCAAAGCCTTTCTTATGCAAGAGCACCTAGAGCGACTTGAGCTTTCCGCCGCAAAAATCGGATTGCAATTACCCATGCCTCTCGACGAAATGCGCGAGGTGATTTTTCAAACGGTGCAGGTGGCGGCGACGAAGAACGCTGTTTTGCGCCTTTATATTTCGCGCGGCCCCGGCGGTTTCACGACGAATCCCTATGAATGTGTTTCGTCGCAAATGTATTTGGTGGTTACGGCTTACACGCCGTATCCAGACGAACGCTATATCAACGGTGTCAGGGCAGGGCGCAGTCAGATTCCACCCAAAGATCCATGGTTTGCGACCATCAAAACCTGCAACTATCTTCAGAATGTTTTAATGAAGAAAGAAAGTGTGGATCGCAAACTTGATTTTACGATCGGTGTGGATTCTCAAGGATATCTGACAGAAAGTTCGACTGAAAACATCGTGATGATCGATAAGAATCGCACGCTGGTTCGGCCTCGGTTGCGCCAGATCCTGAAGGGGACCACAATGATGCGAACTTTTGAGTTGGCTCAAGGGTTGCTGTCAGCAGGGGCTTTAACAGGTATTCAGGAAAAGGATCTGACGGAAATGGACCTTTACGAAGCGCAAGAAGTGATGATGATTGGCACTACTTTGGATGTTTTGCCTGTGACCGAATACGAGGGTAAGAAAATCGGGACGGGAAAACAAGGTCCCGTGTCAGCGCAACTTCTTAAACTTCTTCGGGACGATATGAAACAGGGGCCGAAGTCGACCCCTGTGGCTCTTTAAACTTCCAATTGAATTTTATCCAGCAATTCCGGATCGCTCAAGACAGCTTCGCCGCCGCGGGCGATAGCTGTCAGAGGGTTTTCCGCAATTCGCACCGGCAGGCGCACTTCATTCTGAATGCGCAAATCGAAATCGCGAATCAAAGCACCACCGCCAGCTAAAACAACGCCTCGTTCGATAATGTCAGAGACAAGCTCAGGGGGCGTGTGTTCCAGCGCCCGGTGGATGGCATTGATAACTTCTTGAATAGAGTTATTCATGGCAAGCCCGACGTCTTCAGAACTGACTTCGATGGTTTTGTTCATTCCCGTATCAGCGTCCCGGCCTGTCACGGTAGCCGTCTTAATATCTTTTTTAGGAACGGCAGTGCCGATAGAGACTTTCAGCGTTTCCGCCGTAGTTTCCGAGATGATCATTTTTTTGTATTTGCGGAAGTAATCGATAATAGCATCATCGATTCGATGTCCACCGACGCGAGCAGCTTCGCAATAAACAATATCCGCAAGCGCGATCACGGCCACTTCTGTGGTGCCACCGCCAATATCAATGATCATATTGCCTTCAGCGGATTTGATATTTAGCCCCGAGCCTATCGCCGCAGCCATAGGTTCATCGATCAAGAAGACTTCTTTGGCGCCAGCCGCTTTGCAGGATTGGATCACGGCCTTCTTTTCAACTTCCGTGACACCATAGGGAAGAGAGACAACAACACGCGGGCGGGAAAACGCTGATTTGACTCCAGGAGCAGACAGAAAATGTCTTAGCATCACTTCTGTGGTTTCAAAGTCCGCGATAACTCCGTCGCGAATGGGCTTTTGCGGAAAGATGCTGCCGGGATTGTTAGCCAATTTTTCTTTGGCGTCTGTGCCGACGGCGATCACTCTTTTTTTACCCGGACTTGTTTGTTGGTACGCGATGAGCGAAGGCTCATTTAAAATGATCCCTTTTCCGCGACCCGCGATCAGCGTGTTCGCGGTTCCCAGGTCGACGTACAAATCAGCGGCCGTTCCGGCTTCATCCTTAAATAACCAAGACAACATATTTATTTACCGAATCCTTTGTGGCTCTCGAAAGGGAAGGTCGCGAAAATAGAAATATACGAATAGGATTTGTTCAAATCAACACCCAACTCGGCGCCTAAGGTCACTTGATTCCAGTCGACATAGTGAAACTCTGTGCCGATTGCCAGATTAGACGCCACATAGTTTTCTTCTTTGGTATTCAGGAAGGTGAAGGGGATGGCGAAGTAGGGAACGGTCATGCCGTACTCGGTGTCCCATTTTTTACTCAGCATCGGAGCAAATTGCAGTTGAATCAGATTTTCTTCCTCATCGCGTGCGATACCAGCACCGGCGCGAAAGCCCATCGCTGGTTGATTGTCGACGTCAGGAATAGGAATCCATTTTAGCGATGCGAAGGCGTTGAAATCGACAGCACCAGCGCCCATTGAAATACGACCGCTCATGGATTCATTGATCGCCGTATCAACAAAGACGTTGAAGTTAGCGCCGTTTCCTTTGTTCGTTAAAAGCTGAGGTTCAACTCCAACCTGATATTTTCCAGGCGCCAGCAATTCGCCGGATTCAGCGATGCTTAAGTAGGCATTCGCCGTGGAACTTAAAAACAGACCTAAAACGAAGTATTTAGCAAATTTCATGAAATTAAAGCCTTTCAAATCATCCGATCTAAAAATGGTAGCCATTCGCGAATCGTTTGACAAGACCTTGATCCAAAGAGACCTTTAAGAAGTGACGAAACTTCCCATATCTTTAGTGATCATTACCTTAAACGAAGAGGCGCATATAGAGCGCTGTATTCGTTCGGCTCCCTTTGTCGACGACATTGTCGTGGTGGACAGCTTTTCGACGGATCGCACGGTGGAACTTGCTAAAAACTGCGGGGCTCGTGTTTTTCAGGAAAAGTGGAAGGGGTTTGGTCCGCAAAAAGCTTTTGCCACCGCTCAAGCCAAGAACCCGTGGATTTTGGCTTTGGATGCCGACGAGGCTTTAAGCCCCGAGTTGGCTGATGAAATCTGTGCTCGTTTTTCCGAATTGAACCCCGAAGCGGGATATCTTTTCCCGCGCAAATCCTATCATCTAGGACGTTGGATTTCGCACGGAGGGTGGTACCCGGATTATCAGCTGCGCCTGTTTAATAAATCGATTTCTCAGTGGGATTCCGCAGATGTACACGAAAAAGTGCAAGTAAAGTTAAAGTTGAAAATGAAGAAAGATCTTCTGCACTGGGTTTTTGATGGCATCAGTGATCAGGTGATCACGAACGACCGCTATTCCACCTTGGGCGCCAAAGAGCTGGCCGCCGCCGGAAAGAAGTTTTCTTACTTAAAGATGATCTTTAAGCCTTGGGGTAAGTTCGTGGAAACCTATTTTGTTAAAGCGGGATTCCTTGATGGCCTGCCGGGTTTTATTATCGCTGTCGGCGCGGCTTATTCTTTGTTTCTGAAATTCGCCAAGCTTTGGGAGATTGAACGTGCTCAGAAAAAAGCTTCTAAGTAAAACTCTGCTTTTTATTTCTTCAATGCTGGTGACGAACACCTTGTTTGCCGCAGCTCCCAAGTATCCTGCGATCCGCGACATCTTTGGTCAGGTGTGGTTGACCGGCAAGGATGGCAAAAGAGTCCTCGTGAAAAACCGGCAGATTCTTCGTGAAAAAGCGCTGCTTGAAACCTCTTTATCTGGCCGAGTTAAAGTGGAACTTGATGAAAAGCGCAGTTTTGTTTTGTTAGGTTCAGGAGAAGTCTTACTGCCGGTGATCAGTTGGGAATCGGGCGAGGCTCCGGTTGTTATTCTGAAAAGTGGTGATCTGCATTGGAGCCAGAAGGACAAAGGCTCTTATAATATAGCCTTGCGTTCGGATCTTTTTGAGTTCCTGGCTGTTCCCGGGGATTATGTTCTTTCGGTCTATCCGCAAAAGGCCTTCACCGGCGTGAAAGTGTTTGCAGGCAGCATGGAATTTTCGGCCTTGAACGGGGAAGAATCCGTGACCGTAAAAAAGGGGCAGCAGGCCGGATTTCAAGGAGTCATTGAAAACGGCGAGATTTCTTACGATGTTCTTTTGCAGGGAAAGAAAATCCCTAAAGGTCGTTTGACCGC
Coding sequences within it:
- the tsaA gene encoding tRNA (N6-threonylcarbamoyladenosine(37)-N6)-methyltransferase TrmO, giving the protein MAEQITLTPIGIFHSSQKEPYEAGRQTDEFHSEGVIELSSGQNFEQALIGLEGCSHIWVIFQFHHNTHWNPMVLPPRGRTTKIGVFATRSPYRPNGLGMSCVKIRRIDKLKIYVEAADILDGTPVLDIKPYVAYADSFPGVEPDWLADVSKYTVSFTGEALEQLEWLDNAGVEQLRGFLQHQLEYEPTNSKKKRVKAQNSHFVIAYRTWRAAFTINEHEVEVFKIFSGYSESDLAVEEDTYHDKALHKEFKKLFPSARP
- a CDS encoding RNA methyltransferase, which produces MALSAQDKKSLEEIHRLFVSLEKSSRNFSFEPEPLLELKNKIAALEASENPDVTRLADLNKHLVADMTLKHFVSFAIPFERLLHKNLQDDDFLVIENDKHASPLEPLPLVFVLDNIRSAFNVGSIFRTAECLGAQKIYLCGYTPNPTQWKVEKTAMGTQDYLPWEEAPKLLECLEELKEAGYRIVALETAASAVDLFTSFELEPTAFVLGNERFGLDPEILKVIDEVRIIPLRGRKNSLNVGVTAAIAGFEWMRQWRNK
- the metG gene encoding methionine--tRNA ligase, yielding MNQNRKILITCALPYANGYIHLGHLVEYLQADFWARFQEMRGNECVYICADDTHGTPIMVKARELGITPEALIAKSYEEHTQDFADFQVKFSLYGSTNSEENKNLCEYFYHKMVEGGHTRKQLIQQLYCNHDKMFLPDRFVKGTCPKCGAKEQYGDSCDVCGSTYSPSDMKEVHCSLCGNTPVLKDSESIFFKLNDFKKYLEEWIPQHCSSDISKKMLEWFNEDLHDLDISRDEPYFGFAIPGTNNKKFFYVWVDAPMGYMSTTQQWAQKNNLSLKDVWDDPKREVYHFIGKDIARFHTIFWPAFLKSAGFRSPDQVFVHGHLMVNGEKMSKSKGTFIAARTYLNHLNPEYLRYYYSTKLNSSVDDIDLNLEEFVNRVNSELVGKITNLGSRGGQMLKKKMDGIMSTPDAEGANLIAHAQKKAETIAAHYEARDFAKALNEIRSLADDANKYFDEKAPWKTLESHPVETKQVITTTLNVFRMLAIYLKPVLPLYTEKVEKLLGESNYKWSDINTVLTHRPIADYEHLATRVEADKVKAMVEESRKINEEIQATKKAASTAAPKAAAGKTEDRNGERPAEIEFADFEKVDLRIGQVIEAEEIKEADKLLRLKVDIGDGQIRQIIAGIKSAYKPEQLLGRKILVCVNLKPRKMKFGMSEGMVLAAGSGGSDLFVLAADEGAQVGQRVK
- a CDS encoding carbonic anhydrase; this encodes MLKAFTIGVILLTMTACSSLLRRSPQQETKVVLKDQQGGQKEAPAEATSNDAKEITKVSPNDQEMDEAQAQAAEMKNAVAAAAQHISANHGKEPMTRTLGPVPAEKSLGWLKNGNTRFVKGKFRADGASAKDRQRLLGGQKPHAVIVTCSDSRVPPEVIFDQKLGEIFVIRTVELAASSDVLASAEYAVGELGSNLVVVLGHEACGTGRTSSGLQTVTQELAERSALLRDGIASGEVKIVQAIYHLDSGIVDWR
- a CDS encoding aminotransferase class IV, whose product is MSVAVLSPSEIQAKLQERSYAAQKTYLAMYSTWLGGITTEPALMMVPIDDHLVHRGDGVFEAIKVVDGKAFLMQEHLERLELSAAKIGLQLPMPLDEMREVIFQTVQVAATKNAVLRLYISRGPGGFTTNPYECVSSQMYLVVTAYTPYPDERYINGVRAGRSQIPPKDPWFATIKTCNYLQNVLMKKESVDRKLDFTIGVDSQGYLTESSTENIVMIDKNRTLVRPRLRQILKGTTMMRTFELAQGLLSAGALTGIQEKDLTEMDLYEAQEVMMIGTTLDVLPVTEYEGKKIGTGKQGPVSAQLLKLLRDDMKQGPKSTPVAL
- a CDS encoding rod shape-determining protein is translated as MLSWLFKDEAGTAADLYVDLGTANTLIAGRGKGIILNEPSLIAYQQTSPGKKRVIAVGTDAKEKLANNPGSIFPQKPIRDGVIADFETTEVMLRHFLSAPGVKSAFSRPRVVVSLPYGVTEVEKKAVIQSCKAAGAKEVFLIDEPMAAAIGSGLNIKSAEGNMIIDIGGGTTEVAVIALADIVYCEAARVGGHRIDDAIIDYFRKYKKMIISETTAETLKVSIGTAVPKKDIKTATVTGRDADTGMNKTIEVSSEDVGLAMNNSIQEVINAIHRALEHTPPELVSDIIERGVVLAGGGALIRDFDLRIQNEVRLPVRIAENPLTAIARGGEAVLSDPELLDKIQLEV
- a CDS encoding glycosyltransferase family 2 protein, with product MTKLPISLVIITLNEEAHIERCIRSAPFVDDIVVVDSFSTDRTVELAKNCGARVFQEKWKGFGPQKAFATAQAKNPWILALDADEALSPELADEICARFSELNPEAGYLFPRKSYHLGRWISHGGWYPDYQLRLFNKSISQWDSADVHEKVQVKLKLKMKKDLLHWVFDGISDQVITNDRYSTLGAKELAAAGKKFSYLKMIFKPWGKFVETYFVKAGFLDGLPGFIIAVGAAYSLFLKFAKLWEIERAQKKASK